A single region of the Gossypium arboreum isolate Shixiya-1 chromosome 12, ASM2569848v2, whole genome shotgun sequence genome encodes:
- the LOC108458642 gene encoding uncharacterized protein LOC108458642, with amino-acid sequence MVQFWNSAYKCFTFGKVDLVPTVEEYTTLLRCPKVQVRRTYAKVFNGQTLAKKLMNILGMSEPWVTARIQKKGDSKCIPWENLRDLVLTHPDEIKRVDIFALSIYGLVIFPKALRHVDEAVADLFNRLEKGIAPVPAILAETFRSLSICRKTNEGRFIGCAQLLMVWFHGHFSNVENVSYLVFSEGYSLLNEEAAIQSREDISEDKWMKILQNLNEGDIEWRAFWMVPDEILYRCGNFDWVPLLGIWGATRYTPLLAFRQYKSRQFVPTTYGLAQCEFPYKSDHYKKKVRELSDAWKQTRWMKRLAVGSMVTSEYNRWFKKKVNDNIPRPSIESTRPMEEQLQVTSSELEIIKQDFEKKSSEFGKRIE; translated from the coding sequence ATGGTTCAAttttggaattctgcttacaagtgtttcacttttgggaaaGTGGATTTAGTGCCTACCGTAGAGGAATATACTACCCTGCTCAGATGTCCAAAAGTTCAAGTTAGAAGAACTTATGCCAAGGTTTTTAATGGTCAAACTTTAGCGAAGAAATTAATGAATATTTTAGGGATGAGCGAGCCATGGGTTACTGCTCGGATTCAAAAAAAGGGGGATAGTAAATGTATTCCTTGGGAGAATTTGAGAGATTTGGTTTTAACACATCCGGATGAAATAAAGAGGGTCGATATCtttgccttaagcatctatggattggtaatttttcctaaggcaTTAAGGCATGTGGATGAGGCAGTCGCTGATTTATTCAACCGTCTTGAAAAGGGAATCGCACCTGTACCTGCAATATTGGCTGAGACATTCAGATCCTTGAGCATATGTCGGAAGACAAACGAGGGGCGGTTTATTGGGTGTGCACAGTTGTTGATGGTGTGGTTTCATGGGCATTTTTCGAATGTAGAAAATGTTTCTTACCTGGTCTTTTCTGAAGGTTATTCCCTGTTAAATGAGGAGGCAGCCATACAAAGCAGAGAGGATATCTCAGAGGATAAGTGGATGAAAATTCTTCAAAACCTCAATGAGGGGGATATAGAGTGGAGAGCATtttggatggttcctgatgagatCCTGTATCGATGTGGGAACTTTGATTGGGTACCGttgttaggaatttggggagctactAGGTATACTCCGTTGCTTGCATTCAGACAGTATAAatcgaggcagtttgtacccacgacTTACGGGCTGGCTCAGTGTGAATTCCCATATAAAAGTGACCACTATAAGAAAAAAGTTCGAGAACTATCtgatgcttggaagcaaactcGCTGGATGAAGAGGTTGGCCGTTGGTTCCATGGTGACATCTGAATATAATAGATGGTTTAAAAAAAAGGTCAATGACAATATTCCTAGACCAAGTATAGAAAGCACCCGACCAATGGAGGAACAATTACAAGTCACCTCGtcagagttggaaattataaaacAAGACTTCGAGAAGAAGAGTTCTGAGTTTGGGAAAAGGATCGAGTAG
- the LOC108458643 gene encoding uncharacterized protein LOC108458643 translates to MHLRLDVDVQRSEAEKLRKEKSKEIREEKTEADRWERKFRKAQARNEDLEKSLSESRNERGELKAGVTEREKSLHQYRSRNTAMEMRASLSKVKEMKGKVEELEASLQSCEMQIQFFKANEERWKEQLHHAQDQVRNKDYIMGEAVTQIREVANYLQALAVQADILSVKYELESDRGQELASFLRKIKTLRIRAKSYL, encoded by the exons ATGCATCTGAGATTAGACGTAGATGTTCAGAGGTCAGAGGCTGAGAAGTTGAGAAAAGAGAAAAGTAAG GAAATTCGAGAGGAAAAGACCGAAGCTGACCGATGGGAAAGAAAATTTCGAAAGGCTCAGGCACGAAATGAGGATTTAGAGAAGAGTCTGTCAGAAAGCAGAAATGAAAGAGGTGAATTAAAGGCTGGAGTGACAGAACGCGAGAAGTCTCTTCATCAGTACCGAAGTCGTAATACTGCAATGGAGATGAGAGCAAGCTTGAGTAAGgtaaaagaaatgaaaggaaaagtAGAAGAATTAGAAGCGTCATTACAAAGCTGTGAGATGCAGATTCAGTTTTTTAAAGCAAATGAGGAGCGTTGGAAGGAACAACTTCACCATgcgcaagaccaagtcagaaacaAGGATTACATTATGGGAGAAGCTGTAACCCAGATTCGGGAGGTAGCCAATTACTTGCAAGCTTTAGCGGTACAAGCGGACATACTGAGTGTAAAGTACGAGTTGGAGTCAGATCGGGGGCAGGAGCTAGCCTCGTTCCTTAGGAAAATTAAGACTCTGAGAATTAGGGCGAAGTCTTATTTGTAA